From Fundulus heteroclitus isolate FHET01 chromosome 5, MU-UCD_Fhet_4.1, whole genome shotgun sequence, a single genomic window includes:
- the LOC105917296 gene encoding keratin, type I cytoskeletal 50 kDa yields MSFTSRSYTSNSVGQKTMSVYGGAGGHGTRISTAQIGYSSNAGGYNISDYHDLKVDANEKFALQNLNDRLASYLEKVHSMEKENDRLEKQIKEWYTNKTVITHDYTAYFATIADLQDKIRVASTVNAKLYLEIDNSKLAAEDFKMKYENELSMRQAADADIAGLRKMMDDLNLRRMDLESTYESLKDERIMLQKNHEEEMGMVADSVGGQVNVEVDAPAPVDLAQVMAELREHYEALIAKNRREVELWFQNKSTVVTKDVEVNSTTLEASRLEIKELKSTLQRLQIDLQSQMSMKSSLEATLQETQQRFVIKLSELQAFVLNLEAELSSLNVNMNEMKLKYDSLLDLKTRLEAEIAEYRRLLEGEDESTKQVITKTITVQETYVDGKKVESSKSVTK; encoded by the exons ATGTCTTTCACCTCCAGATCCTACACTTCGAACTCCGTCGGCCAGAAGACCATGAGTGTCTACGGTGGTGCAGGAGGTCATGGCACCCGCATCTCCACAGCCCAGATTGGCTACTCATCCAATGCAGGAGGCTACAACATCTCTGATTACCATGACCTCAAGGTTGATGCCAACGAGAAGTTTGCGCTTCAGAATCTGAATGACCGTCTGGCCTCCTACCTTGAGAAGGTCCATTCAATGGAGAAAGAGAACGACCGCCTGGAAAAGCAGATCAAAGAGTGGTACACGAACAAAACTGTGATCACCCATGATTACACTGCCTACTTTGCCACCATCGCTGACCTGCAGGATAAG ATCCGAGTTGCCTCCACTGTCAACGCTAAGCTCTACTTGGAAATTGACAATTCAAAACTGGCTGCTGAGGACTTTAAAATGAA GTATGAGAACGAGCTAAGCATGAGGCAGGCTGCAGATGCTGACATCGCTGGACTGAGGAAGATGATGGATGATCTCAACCTGCGCAGAATGGATCTGGAGAGTACGTACGAGTCCCTGAAGGATGAGCGCATCATGTTGCAGAAGAACCATGAAGAG GAAATGGGTATGGTGGCAGATTCTGTGGGTGGCCAGGTTAACGTGGAGGTGGATGCTCCTGCCCCTGTAGACCTGGCCCAGGTCATGGCAGAGCTCAGGGAGCACTATGAGGCTCTTATTGCAAAGAACCGCAGGGAAGTCGAGCTGTGGTTTCAGAACAAG AGTACCGTGGTGACAAAGGATGTAGAAGTAAACTCAACCACTCTTGAGGCATCCCGCCTTGAAATAAAAGAACTGAAGAGCACCCTGCAGAGACTTCAGATTGACCTGCAGTCCCAAATGAGTATG AAATCTTCTCTGGAAGCAACTCTGCAGGAGACTCAGCAACGCTTTGTTATAAAACTATCAGAGCTCCAGGCCTTTGTCTTAAATCTGGAAGCTGAGCTGTCAAGTCTCAACGTTAATATGAATGAAATGAAACTCAAGTACGACTCGCTGCTCGACCTCAAGACCCGTCTGGAGGCAGAGATTGCAGAGTACAGGAGGCTGCTTGAAGGGGAGGATGAAAG CACAAAACAAG TGATTACAAAGACCATCACAGTGCAGGAGACGTATGTGGATGGAAAAAAGGTTGAGTCCTCCAAGAGTGTTACTAAGTAA